ACCTGCCTCAGCTCGACCGTCGTTAGAATCGCGTCCCTGACACCCATCTTGATAGCGGCTCCCCAGAATCCCTCGGTTCCATGCCTCCCACGGATCATCTCGTTGTTCGGTGGCATTAGGATGGCGTCCTCCGTGTACAGTAATCCGACTGCTGCTGGGTCGCCCTTCCGTATGCCTTCGCCGAACTTGCGGTTCGCTGCCCGTATGGCTTTGCGTACCTGTTCTTCCATTTCCTCACCTCCTTCGTGTATTGGAACTTCTGGCGCTCCCCACCTCGGAGCGGGCTATTCACAGTCCTGGCTGGCTGTCGACAGCACGCCTTGCGAACTCCTTGATGGAAGTACTCCCACAGAGTCCTGCACCATGTCGATGGGACAGGTTCCTCCTCCGGACACGACCACCCGTGCGCTCTATATTATCGCGCGCTTATCGTATATAAAATCTTTGACAGTATCGAAAGCGACACGTCCTCTGAGGGTCGGTCGATGACTCTGGCACGGCCTTCTACCTACTCCTGGTGTCATTATGAAATTGGAGGGATGTCCGCAACCTTAATTTGCAACCTATGCTTCGGGAGATTCAGTCACTGCGGATTCATCTTGGAGACAACATGGAGCTCTGGTTCGTTCTGGCAATTACAGTGGCCTTCTTCTGGGGCTCGGCGGGCATCTTCGCCAAGGTCAGCACGCCAAAGCTTGGCGTAGCCAGGGTCGCGCTGCTCATAACAATAGTCGAGGCGCCGATGTACTGTGTGGCCTTCTACTTCTGGCACGAGAACAACCCAATCACTCTCGCTGATGGGATACTGGCGGCGTCTTCTTGCCTGATCGGCATAATGGGATACCTGTGCTTCTTCGAGTCTGTAATGGACGGCCAAGTATCCATCGCTGGAACCATCTCCGCAGCGTACCCTGCACTCACGGTCGTTGGCGCGCTGATCATCTTGTCTGAGGCTCTGACCGCCGTCCAGGCGGTAGGTGTCGTTGCCATCATAGGAGGTGTGATAGCTCTCTCCTATGAACCAAATCCTGCATCGAAACATGCGATGACGAAGCGCTCCCTGGTTTTCTCATTCCTCGCATTCGGATTCTGGGGGCTTTGGAGCCT
The sequence above is a segment of the Candidatus Thermoplasmatota archaeon genome. Coding sequences within it:
- a CDS encoding DUF4440 domain-containing protein; translation: MEEQVRKAIRAANRKFGEGIRKGDPAAVGLLYTEDAILMPPNNEMIRGRHGTEGFWGAAIKMGVRDAILTTVELRQVGNEVHEVGNYALRIQPEGQKPFEDKGKYVVIWKQEAEGTWKLHRDIWNSSLPPRV
- a CDS encoding EamA family transporter, encoding MELWFVLAITVAFFWGSAGIFAKVSTPKLGVARVALLITIVEAPMYCVAFYFWHENNPITLADGILAASSCLIGIMGYLCFFESVMDGQVSIAGTISAAYPALTVVGALIILSEALTAVQAVGVVAIIGGVIALSYEPNPASKHAMTKRSLVFSFLAFGFWGLWSLTSKMAIDRIGAGNIFGFYILSSLTAPLIYGWLRKVHPGPLRSDNPTRTAWLWGGVGLALNVTGAYAYSFALGEGSASLVVPISSSYPLITVVMAVALLRERLAKIHFAALGVVVVGLVMIGLTL